A window of Asterias amurensis chromosome 10, ASM3211899v1 genomic DNA:
GTAGCCACATCCAGTGTAACACTTTCAGTGTTATACTTCCCCAGTGCGCCCTTCCCTATGTGTTCTCCTGCTGGACCCATTACAGTAGACGCTGGGACAGAGTTAGATATGAGGTGTTCATCTGAGAGCAGTCACGGAACAGTCACAATGACGATCAATCCCACTATACAGACTTCTAGATACAACAACTGGGCATCAGTAATCAACGATGATAGCGATACAGTCGTAAGGACATTAGATTTGACAGTGGATGATGCTGACAATGGTGTTGCATTCGAATGTCTCATATCATCAATGTTTTTCTCTGGTATGCAACGTACATGTCACATCGGACCAATTAGAGTGAGGAACACCGTGACAATACCCATGACAGAACCCCTAACATCATCCATAACATTAGGATCAACAGAACCTTCGACTGGAAATCCTACTCCATCTACAGAGAACGAAAGTAATTCGATGTACTCTGCGACATATACCTTGACAAAACCCATAACACCAGAACAGATAACAACTGAGTCTAGACTAAGGTCGTCTGATCAAGCCCCATCTTCAACTCCATGGATTGTAGCTTTCGTGATCCTCGCTGCTACATCCTTTGTGATCATCATCATTCTCATCCTTCGTGATGCCAGAAAGAACCGTCTGATAAAAAGTCTGAGAACTGAGAAAGAACCTCGAATCACCAAACCTGATCCCTACATGGGGCTGCAGCCAACGGAGGACAGGAATCGCGTCTACACGGAACCCACTACGACTGAAGAGACAATTCCCGCACAACATACCTACTACCAAccagttgaagtagagaatggtAGCCCAGAGTATGACTACGCTCGTCCAGAGGGCAGCACCAACACCAGCTATGAAGCGGTAAGAGTGCCACATAGTACAGCTGAGGAGCAGTATCAGAACATTAACAATTAGACAGTCATGACAATGATGTAGAAGATGCACCATTCTAGAGAGACGAAATCACATATATTAATGGTGTATAACTTTTGCATATATAGGCtactattttttaatttggttaCTCTTGTCTCATACTAGAGAGTTTATATTATCGGTAACCATTTTGTTTGTCATATCATTTCTTCAACACACTTAAAGACAACCTTCTCataaataatttttctttacaatgttccgaaacaaaaaaatgcaaaagtATTGTTCctgtgtcttgctttaaaaaaaaaaagaaaatagccACAGAAGAACTGCAACGTTACTTGTAATAATTGGAGCTCTTTATAAGTACACGATTCTTGGATAAAACAACTATTGCAAAGCGGCACAAATTATTAAGAACAGGAACAAACTACTGCAGCATTTTATAATTCACCTTGCCAAATGGTGGTGTATGTATTCATCTCTTAATACGCGCTACCAATTGCCACACCCATTGACACACCCTTTGTCACACCCATCTCCACACCCACTACCACACCCGTTGCCACACCCACTGCCATACCCATCTCCACATCATCGCCACTGGATGTTCTCAAACGGCGTCCTAGTTTTCCCTTCACTATCTCTCTAAATGTAACTTCCAAATAGCGTTGTGGTTGGAAACTTTGCTATTTTGGGGGATTGTTTCCCTCGAATAAAACCGTTTTCTACTGATTTTAAGattttggaaaaacaaaaccttgCTCATGTAAACGCATCTAATTTTAATACACAGAATAAACGCACATCGCAAAAGACAAATTATACGTTAGATTTAAAAGGCATAATCAATTGATGTAGGTTGTCAGCAAATGCATCTACAATTATTCAGAAAGAGTAAATATCCAAGCAACATATGTCAATGTTATGTTCAAACTTTTGAAgttgtattttaaaaaacatgttcaCTTTGTTTATGTAAACGCATCCAGTTTAAAAAGATACAGAATATAAACTAACGTCGTAAAAACACATAGGCCTAAAGTGTGTTCATTTATACTACCGTGAATTGTTTAAAAATTCATAAGAATTTTATATCTAAGGACGTTACAGCTGTCAAAGTAACGTTCACTTGCATGTATGTTTTTACAGTAACGCTATATATTTAGTCAATTTGACTGGTGCATATTAATATTAGAGGGACTGTGTCATCATGACTAAATAGGCATGATACGGAGGGAGGGCGCGCGTGCAGTAAACTGTGAGAGTTTATAATTCCATGTACTGACACAGacctgctttgatcatgacgacacagcccctttaatctATTGTCACATCACATTGTTAGGTTGTGATCATAAGTAGTCAACACGGTCAGAACAAAAACGAATATTCCTTTGTAATCAGATTACATCAACAATGTAAGAACCTGCTCGCTACCATGTATTTTTAGTGAACATTCATTTGGAATTAGAACTAGAATATGATTATGTATAAACCTGCTTCTATAtaaatcactttaaaaaaactcAGATTAAAAATATTGATAAGATTTTGAGTCAGATAAAATGTAATCGGAAAACATGAATATGTACATACCTGCTTGATATGAATACATTTGcacttttaaaagtgttttcatTTGTAATCAGATTGTTTAAATAATATGTATGAACCTGCCTGATATGAATAAATTAGCATTTTTAAACGATTTCTGTTTGTAATCAAGTTGTATGAATATTTATGAGCCTGCTGGACTTGAATAAACTAATGACGAGTGACCGACATCAATACATAGTGTCTTACACGTCCATCTCAATCAGGAAAGTACGGACCTCACTGCCCCAATACGTATGGTTGACATTCCTCCTACAAAAAATTGATTCctttcattttgttattttaaaaataataccgAGGACTTTGTTTGAACTAATGATGAACAATTTTtaacaatcttcaaaatttttgtTGAG
This region includes:
- the LOC139943158 gene encoding uncharacterized protein, which produces MDGRISMYVLLVCVWCSLDAGGFLMVVTAQPTAYAEILTPEADRKEGGQVDMRCTATNLESDHIVEWATEDPYQSLRWGDVTVYNRNGRFFFGTSSVNTQTVVQDFTITNVQRADTNEFVCTVNDPIPTGGNDIVATSSVTLSVLYFPSAPFPMCSPAGPITVDAGTELDMRCSSESSHGTVTMTINPTIQTSRYNNWASVINDDSDTVVRTLDLTVDDADNGVAFECLISSMFFSGMQRTCHIGPIRVRNTVTIPMTEPLTSSITLGSTEPSTGNPTPSTENESNSMYSATYTLTKPITPEQITTESRLRSSDQAPSSTPWIVAFVILAATSFVIIIILILRDARKNRLIKSLRTEKEPRITKPDPYMGLQPTEDRNRVYTEPTTTEETIPAQHTYYQPVEVENGSPEYDYARPEGSTNTSYEAVRVPHSTAEEQYQNINN